Proteins from a single region of Verrucosispora sp. NA02020:
- a CDS encoding XRE family transcriptional regulator, which translates to MEDWQAVASAINGRMAELPLTQQELAERSKVSVATLRELQYAKANRKRSTRTLAAISQALDWPDGYLQAVLTGATPPGARTGAGVPDGSSVVLARLDQLHAEVRRLADAVERIAVDVGHGNKDTSSRRAPKRRAEGS; encoded by the coding sequence GTGGAGGATTGGCAGGCCGTGGCCAGCGCAATCAACGGCCGGATGGCCGAGTTGCCGTTGACTCAGCAGGAACTCGCAGAGAGATCCAAGGTGTCCGTTGCGACCCTGCGTGAGTTGCAGTACGCCAAGGCGAACCGGAAGCGTTCGACCCGCACCCTCGCTGCGATCTCCCAGGCACTGGACTGGCCAGACGGTTACCTGCAAGCGGTTCTGACGGGCGCCACGCCACCAGGGGCGCGCACGGGGGCGGGAGTGCCGGACGGCTCGTCGGTCGTGCTTGCCCGACTCGATCAGCTCCACGCCGAGGTTCGTCGGCTTGCCGATGCCGTCGAGCGGATTGCTGTCGATGTCGGTCATGGAAACAAGGACACCAGTTCACGGCGCGCACCCAAACGCCGTGCTGAGGGCAGCTAG
- a CDS encoding NAD-dependent epimerase/dehydratase family protein: protein MHVLVTGGLGFLGRAVTLEMLAAGHHVTVMTRGRVDTKPPVGADLVTGDLRDRERLSRIIQESEYEGIVHLAALTSGRGSLTDPLGYFDVNTAGTLNLLMALDSLRNSRPPVSMVFASTNIVYGSQYSGALSEDLAAHPESPYAASKVAAEQLVAAYAATGAMGAVTVRPFNISGAVDGVADTDTARIIPNIFRAITGQLNYVTLNGDGSAVRDFVHLADVASGIRLALSACTPGASQIINLGSGTGTSMAAVVATAERVTGRPVTVRRMPPKSEPPKLVADISRAHAVLEWRPARSDLGEMLTDAWKAWQP from the coding sequence GTGCACGTACTGGTCACCGGTGGGCTTGGATTCCTGGGACGCGCTGTCACGCTCGAAATGCTTGCAGCTGGGCACCATGTGACCGTGATGACCCGTGGGCGAGTCGATACCAAGCCACCGGTTGGCGCCGATTTGGTGACGGGCGATCTTCGAGACCGCGAGCGGCTCTCACGGATCATTCAAGAGTCTGAGTATGAGGGCATTGTGCACCTTGCGGCTCTGACTAGCGGTCGAGGCTCCCTTACCGACCCGCTTGGCTATTTTGACGTAAACACGGCAGGTACTCTCAACCTACTAATGGCACTGGATTCGCTGCGGAATTCGAGGCCACCTGTCTCAATGGTCTTTGCATCGACCAACATTGTCTACGGATCTCAGTACAGCGGGGCACTCTCTGAAGATCTCGCAGCCCATCCCGAAAGTCCATACGCCGCATCCAAGGTTGCGGCCGAGCAGCTGGTGGCGGCTTACGCGGCGACCGGCGCAATGGGGGCTGTCACCGTCCGGCCATTCAACATTTCAGGCGCCGTGGACGGTGTAGCAGACACCGATACGGCTCGGATCATCCCCAACATCTTCCGAGCTATCACGGGTCAGCTCAATTACGTTACGCTGAATGGTGACGGATCGGCGGTGCGCGACTTCGTGCACCTGGCAGATGTGGCAAGCGGCATTCGGCTTGCTCTGTCAGCGTGTACTCCTGGCGCCAGCCAAATAATTAACCTTGGATCCGGCACTGGAACGAGCATGGCGGCAGTAGTGGCGACTGCTGAGCGGGTCACTGGTCGTCCGGTGACGGTGAGGCGCATGCCGCCCAAGTCAGAGCCACCGAAGCTGGTCGCGGACATAAGCCGTGCACACGCCGTTTTGGAATGGCGCCCAGCTAGATCTGACCTAGGCGAGATGCTCACCGACGCATGGAAAGCATGGCAGCCCTGA
- a CDS encoding ABC transporter permease translates to MTAPTLSAYPKPVDELVPAARDLADRLGTVPSRNRIKKELRVGGPKADAILAELTRTPDTPPTPNTDPTPEPTPPPADPDESTATDPAPAVPVVDPPPPADTIAPPVEAQPAPVADPGTNITPRPARRAVVWPVVLLALPAFVAIWSGWVGLGELTGFGVVHPLPGIWDSFSINSAITLPIGVETYGAYALYVWLSGRVPPRALRFAKWSAIASLLVGALGQVAYHLLEAAGVTAAPWWITTAVACLPVAVLGMGAALAHLVREDH, encoded by the coding sequence ATGACTGCCCCCACCCTGTCCGCGTACCCGAAGCCGGTGGACGAACTGGTACCCGCCGCGCGGGACTTGGCCGACCGGCTCGGCACGGTTCCGTCCCGCAACCGCATCAAGAAGGAACTGCGGGTCGGCGGCCCGAAGGCCGACGCCATCCTGGCCGAACTGACCCGCACCCCCGACACGCCCCCGACGCCCAACACCGACCCGACGCCTGAGCCCACCCCGCCCCCGGCGGACCCGGATGAGTCCACCGCGACCGATCCGGCCCCCGCCGTCCCGGTGGTGGACCCGCCGCCGCCCGCCGACACCATCGCGCCGCCGGTGGAGGCGCAGCCCGCACCCGTCGCAGACCCGGGCACCAACATCACGCCACGGCCCGCCCGCCGCGCCGTGGTGTGGCCGGTGGTGCTGCTGGCGCTGCCCGCGTTCGTCGCCATCTGGTCCGGGTGGGTCGGACTCGGCGAACTCACCGGGTTCGGGGTGGTCCACCCCCTGCCGGGCATCTGGGACAGCTTCTCCATCAACTCCGCCATCACCCTTCCGATCGGTGTGGAGACGTACGGCGCGTACGCCCTGTACGTGTGGCTGTCCGGCCGCGTCCCACCCCGCGCGCTGCGGTTCGCCAAGTGGTCTGCGATCGCCTCACTCCTGGTCGGCGCGCTCGGGCAGGTGGCCTATCACCTGCTGGAAGCGGCCGGTGTCACCGCCGCCCCGTGGTGGATCACCACCGCCGTGGCGTGCCTGCCGGTCGCCGTACTCGGCATGGGCGCCGCTCTGGCCCACCTCGTTCGCGAGGACCACTGA
- a CDS encoding DUF6284 family protein, with the protein MRKRLALVTTEPTAADLAAIATEWPLIAAELDVLDAEITLINAEDHGGPTALDWRRLRRAEARVTRAAAEVATRTTGPDRAA; encoded by the coding sequence GTGCGGAAACGCCTCGCACTCGTCACCACTGAGCCGACCGCCGCCGACCTGGCCGCGATCGCCACCGAGTGGCCGCTGATCGCCGCCGAACTGGACGTCCTCGACGCCGAAATCACCCTGATCAACGCCGAGGATCACGGCGGCCCGACCGCCCTGGACTGGCGCAGGCTGCGCCGGGCCGAGGCCCGCGTGACCCGCGCCGCCGCCGAGGTGGCCACCCGCACCACCGGCCCGGACCGCGCGGCCTGA
- a CDS encoding cell division protein FtsK, producing MTAPDDDRFDWQAAEADLTDATGPDAEVVDLDAARSRRAGADPDDTAEGGPMLVDSIDAQRRPRFTLTGFRDAQRRPILPGWLRSRTEFTGNLAWAAGLAAHGAGYHALRVPKYAGKLAWRAPVGVYRVTRGYTRWLFDLEGEPVRQSVVRASIDRPEEARLYQTLARQRDRRVRWRGLTAVPTFGVLLVGLGLLATAPAAAVVATVAVVVVVFGMLGAPADRPLLDTAVVRNPVTPLTSDEVVRALAALNISGINQALRRGDTGKRWFPAPIARENGTGWRADVELPRGVTASAVVEKREELAAALTRPLGCVWPEANAEVHPGRLVLFVADKDLSRSKQSAWPLLKSGAVDLFKPFPFGTDPRGRMVTLTLMFASMIVGSIPRMGKTFSLRLALLGATLDPRAWVLAFDLKGTGDLSPLEPVCHRYRAGDEDEDIAYGLAAMREVRAELRRRTKVIRELPRDLCPENKVTPDLASTKRLGLQPIVIGVDECQVWFEHAKYGDEFEEICTDLIKRGPAAGITLILATQRPDAKSLPTGISANAVLRFCLKVMGHTENDMVLGTSMHKAGIKATMFSRRDRGIGYLAGEGDDPTITRTFYIDGPTAEQVIRRARTLREQAGTLTGHAAGQTVDTVAVRRGTLLDDIAAVMSDSEAKLWSEVVCERLTGLRPEVYAGLTREQLTAALKPYGVTTGQVWGTDPDTGKGANRRGIDRAHILTAITKRDREQGGRAAS from the coding sequence ATGACTGCCCCCGATGACGACCGTTTCGACTGGCAAGCCGCCGAAGCTGACCTGACTGACGCCACCGGGCCGGATGCCGAGGTGGTCGACCTGGACGCCGCCCGGTCCCGCCGCGCCGGTGCCGACCCCGACGACACCGCCGAGGGCGGGCCGATGCTGGTCGACAGCATCGACGCGCAGCGCCGCCCACGGTTCACCCTGACCGGTTTCCGGGACGCGCAGCGTCGGCCGATCCTGCCCGGCTGGCTGCGTTCCCGCACGGAGTTCACCGGGAACCTGGCGTGGGCGGCCGGGCTGGCCGCGCATGGCGCCGGCTACCACGCGCTGCGGGTGCCGAAGTATGCCGGGAAGCTGGCGTGGCGTGCCCCGGTCGGCGTCTACCGCGTGACGCGCGGGTACACGCGGTGGCTGTTCGACCTGGAAGGCGAACCCGTCCGCCAGTCCGTGGTGCGGGCGAGCATCGACCGGCCGGAAGAGGCCCGCCTGTACCAAACCCTTGCCCGGCAACGGGATCGGCGAGTGCGGTGGCGTGGCCTGACCGCCGTTCCCACCTTCGGTGTCCTGCTGGTCGGCCTCGGCCTGCTCGCCACCGCCCCGGCCGCCGCCGTGGTGGCGACGGTCGCGGTTGTGGTGGTGGTGTTCGGGATGCTCGGCGCACCGGCCGACCGGCCGCTGCTCGACACCGCCGTGGTTCGCAACCCGGTCACCCCGCTCACCTCGGATGAGGTGGTGCGCGCTTTGGCCGCGCTCAACATCTCCGGCATCAACCAGGCACTACGGCGCGGCGACACCGGCAAGCGGTGGTTCCCCGCACCCATCGCACGGGAGAACGGCACCGGCTGGCGGGCCGATGTCGAGTTGCCGCGCGGGGTGACCGCCTCGGCGGTGGTCGAGAAGCGGGAAGAGTTGGCCGCCGCGCTCACCCGGCCGCTCGGCTGCGTGTGGCCCGAGGCCAACGCCGAGGTTCACCCCGGCCGCCTGGTGCTGTTCGTCGCGGACAAGGACCTGTCGCGGTCCAAGCAGAGCGCGTGGCCGCTGTTGAAGTCGGGGGCGGTGGACCTGTTCAAGCCGTTCCCGTTCGGCACCGACCCGCGCGGCCGGATGGTCACGCTGACGCTGATGTTCGCGTCCATGATCGTGGGGTCGATTCCGCGTATGGGTAAGACGTTCTCGCTGCGTCTGGCCCTGCTCGGCGCCACCCTCGACCCCCGCGCGTGGGTGCTGGCGTTCGACCTCAAGGGCACCGGGGATCTGTCGCCGTTGGAGCCGGTGTGCCACCGCTACCGGGCCGGTGACGAAGACGAAGACATCGCCTACGGCCTCGCCGCGATGCGCGAGGTACGCGCCGAGCTGCGGCGCCGCACGAAGGTGATCCGGGAGTTGCCGCGTGACCTGTGCCCAGAGAACAAGGTCACCCCGGACCTGGCCAGCACGAAACGCCTCGGCCTACAGCCCATCGTCATCGGTGTCGATGAGTGTCAGGTGTGGTTTGAGCACGCCAAGTACGGCGACGAGTTCGAGGAGATCTGCACCGACCTGATCAAGCGTGGCCCCGCCGCCGGCATCACCCTGATCCTGGCCACCCAACGCCCCGACGCGAAGAGTCTGCCGACCGGCATCAGCGCCAACGCAGTGCTGCGGTTCTGCCTCAAGGTCATGGGCCACACCGAGAACGACATGGTGTTGGGCACGTCGATGCACAAGGCCGGCATCAAAGCGACCATGTTCTCCCGCCGTGACCGGGGCATCGGCTACCTCGCCGGTGAAGGCGACGACCCGACCATCACCCGCACGTTCTACATCGACGGACCGACCGCAGAGCAGGTCATCCGCCGCGCCCGCACCCTCCGAGAGCAGGCCGGCACCCTGACGGGCCACGCCGCCGGGCAGACCGTCGACACCGTGGCCGTGCGCCGGGGCACGCTGCTGGACGACATCGCCGCCGTGATGTCCGACAGCGAAGCCAAGTTGTGGTCCGAGGTGGTCTGCGAACGCCTCACCGGACTGCGGCCGGAGGTGTACGCGGGTTTGACGCGGGAGCAGTTGACCGCCGCGCTCAAGCCGTACGGCGTCACCACCGGACAGGTATGGGGCACCGACCCCGACACCGGCAAGGGCGCCAACCGGCGCGGCATCGACCGCGCACACATCCTCACCGCGATCACCAAGCGTGACCGCGAGCAGGGTGGACGGGCCGCCAGCTAG
- a CDS encoding DUF3307 domain-containing protein encodes MFADPTGSRAAVFAAVFVALYVAHQVGDHWIQTQHQADCKGQPGWPGRIACAAHVATYTGTALLALVFLIAGTGLRLDPAGVTVGLGISAVTHYIADRRAPLRWLADQTGSARFYLLGVPRPGRDDNPSLGTGAYALDQSWHVGWLFIAALFCAI; translated from the coding sequence ATGTTCGCAGACCCGACCGGTTCCCGCGCTGCCGTGTTCGCGGCCGTGTTCGTCGCTCTCTACGTCGCTCATCAGGTGGGTGACCACTGGATTCAGACCCAGCATCAGGCCGACTGCAAGGGCCAGCCCGGCTGGCCCGGCCGCATCGCCTGCGCCGCGCACGTGGCCACCTACACCGGCACGGCGCTGCTGGCGTTGGTGTTCCTGATCGCCGGTACCGGCCTGCGCCTCGACCCGGCCGGGGTCACGGTCGGACTCGGTATCTCGGCCGTGACGCACTACATCGCCGACCGACGTGCCCCGTTGCGGTGGCTCGCCGACCAGACCGGCAGCGCCCGGTTCTACCTGCTCGGCGTACCTCGGCCGGGCCGCGACGACAACCCGTCACTCGGCACCGGGGCCTACGCGCTGGATCAGTCCTGGCACGTCGGGTGGCTGTTCATCGCCGCCCTGTTCTGCGCCATCTAG
- a CDS encoding aspartate/glutamate racemase family protein: protein MSEPRRLAVINSDAKRAPVLPDPPGLVTDLVDPRLRRFARTKYDHLLTELGTVDAAEAAIAAGCDAVYIDTFADYGMAQLRAAAPVPVVGAGEAVLAWAAESGRRFSIVTVWPTSMDYIYADRLAACPGGELAVGVHYLSDESELDRVGTDAGVKARMGRGEDDVVSAITRACLDAAQRDGTDLILFGCTCMTPVSAEVARRAGIEIVDPSVIGLRAGHAAALGPRPEPPVAAQRLGAVTELVDAYLGVAAGSAGASCGVDADGCEVCAVTAGPSS, encoded by the coding sequence ATGAGTGAGCCTCGACGGCTGGCGGTCATCAACTCCGACGCGAAACGAGCCCCGGTGCTGCCCGATCCACCCGGTCTCGTCACCGACCTGGTGGACCCGCGACTGCGCCGGTTCGCCCGCACCAAATACGATCATCTGCTCACCGAACTGGGCACAGTGGACGCCGCCGAGGCGGCCATCGCCGCCGGATGCGACGCGGTCTACATCGACACCTTCGCCGACTACGGGATGGCGCAACTGCGCGCCGCCGCACCCGTACCGGTCGTCGGGGCCGGTGAGGCCGTACTGGCCTGGGCGGCCGAGTCCGGTCGCCGGTTCAGCATCGTCACCGTCTGGCCGACGTCCATGGACTACATCTATGCCGATCGGCTCGCCGCCTGCCCGGGCGGGGAACTCGCCGTCGGGGTGCACTACCTCTCCGACGAGTCGGAACTGGACCGGGTCGGCACCGACGCCGGGGTCAAGGCGCGGATGGGCCGGGGCGAGGACGACGTCGTCTCCGCCATCACCCGGGCCTGTCTGGACGCCGCACAGCGCGACGGGACCGACCTGATCCTGTTCGGCTGCACCTGTATGACACCGGTGTCGGCCGAGGTGGCCCGGCGTGCCGGCATCGAGATCGTCGACCCGTCGGTGATCGGGTTGCGCGCGGGTCACGCGGCGGCACTCGGCCCACGTCCGGAGCCGCCGGTCGCCGCGCAGCGACTCGGGGCGGTGACGGAACTGGTCGACGCCTACCTCGGCGTCGCCGCCGGGTCCGCCGGGGCGAGCTGCGGCGTCGACGCCGACGGCTGTGAGGTGTGCGCGGTGACCGCCGGGCCGTCGTCGTGA
- a CDS encoding TetR/AcrR family transcriptional regulator — MPRATAAAAARTAQQVLDSAIDLFAARGFADVSLDDVARSAGVTRGAVYHHYRNKPGLFRAAVAQLQARVAASVVEAAGRAGDDPGEQLRAGSHAFLDAITAPSVVRILLVDGPAVLGWERWRLLDAEHSAAHLSEALGAVGVPDGLLDALAAQLSGAMNEAALWVARHDDASAAREQAHSALDRLLAAALT; from the coding sequence ATGCCTCGCGCCACTGCGGCTGCCGCCGCCCGGACCGCCCAGCAGGTCCTCGATTCGGCGATCGACCTCTTCGCCGCCAGGGGATTCGCCGACGTCTCGCTCGACGACGTGGCGCGATCCGCAGGAGTGACGCGGGGCGCGGTCTATCACCACTACCGGAACAAGCCAGGTCTGTTCCGTGCCGCCGTGGCGCAGCTCCAGGCGCGTGTGGCCGCGAGCGTGGTGGAGGCGGCCGGTCGGGCCGGTGACGATCCCGGTGAGCAGCTGCGGGCGGGTTCGCATGCGTTCCTCGACGCGATCACCGCCCCGTCCGTCGTCCGCATCCTGCTCGTCGACGGTCCGGCCGTGCTGGGATGGGAGCGCTGGCGCCTGCTCGACGCGGAGCACTCCGCCGCTCACCTCAGTGAGGCTCTCGGTGCGGTGGGTGTGCCGGACGGCCTCCTCGACGCGTTGGCGGCGCAGTTGTCCGGGGCGATGAACGAGGCCGCGCTCTGGGTCGCGCGACACGACGACGCCTCGGCCGCGCGCGAACAGGCGCACTCGGCCCTCGACCGGCTCCTGGCCGCCGCGCTCACCTGA
- a CDS encoding NUDIX domain-containing protein, whose protein sequence is MSARTFTHPSVLAGIAAGASWADPTMNPADIDWTTRRAAAAIPFPLVDGRPVNPYAPTGIRYGRNELGHWGEAQAADAIVTAWTDHGHRWVLNHRWLLLIERDDDHGWALPGGHVDPGENPTHAAFRELAEETGLVANPTDPWVRTLPARYVPDPRASDEAWMVTTPVRIDLGHGWRGLPDVTGRDDARRASWVRADSYQGLIEYLRHYLDGDLFPAHRGLLADILDH, encoded by the coding sequence ATGAGCGCTCGCACCTTTACCCATCCGTCCGTGCTGGCCGGTATCGCCGCCGGTGCGTCGTGGGCCGATCCGACCATGAACCCGGCCGACATCGACTGGACGACCCGCCGCGCCGCCGCCGCGATCCCGTTCCCGCTGGTGGATGGTCGGCCGGTCAACCCGTACGCGCCGACCGGTATCCGCTACGGCCGCAACGAACTCGGCCACTGGGGCGAGGCGCAGGCCGCCGACGCGATCGTGACCGCCTGGACCGACCACGGCCACCGCTGGGTGCTGAACCACCGGTGGTTGTTGCTGATCGAACGCGACGACGACCACGGGTGGGCGCTGCCGGGTGGCCACGTCGACCCCGGAGAGAACCCGACGCACGCCGCGTTCCGGGAACTTGCCGAGGAAACCGGCCTGGTCGCCAACCCCACCGATCCGTGGGTCAGGACGCTACCGGCCCGCTACGTGCCCGACCCCCGCGCCTCGGATGAGGCGTGGATGGTCACCACCCCGGTCCGCATCGACCTCGGCCACGGCTGGCGCGGCCTGCCCGACGTGACCGGCCGCGACGACGCCCGCCGCGCCTCGTGGGTGCGCGCCGACTCCTACCAAGGACTCATCGAGTACCTGCGGCACTACCTCGACGGTGACCTGTTCCCCGCGCACCGGGGCCTGCTCGCCGACATCCTCGACCACTGA
- a CDS encoding helix-turn-helix transcriptional regulator, whose amino-acid sequence MAARAKDATPNLALYNLRDAAGESQQDVADALNRLGAARGKRLAVTANQVSRWERGITFPSALYRQLLAEHFGVTVQDLGLTRQRITPQRSEKAESDAGGFAIHPEPVSHPQAEDSQEEWRTVRRTLNAYRVQLAREAARLYEPEHRVGDSGLIAAPAWLPAAPIELGQFGIAHAADGASPAVTGTEDAATAVRPLAADGRRHQRYSLALRDVEQPRLFENRLAWHLTDVDWSHPERALTFSTGTYFGAVDVSEALAHEMAMFHIAGDGSGILPASWRNLALRRLVSDPFTPSRRATASSTDTLTLRVDEDGVSFVLHNRAAGNVAVAGGMLHIMPAGVFQPSSILPAAQAADFDLWRNLMREYSEEFLGNAEHGGEGEPADYSIDPLASFDRAYAAGGVRVYCLGVALDALTLWGEILTVAVFDGPTYDRLFANMVSANAEGTVVTTGRVKPVPALPFTRHTIEELAASGRLAPAAAGCMQLAWKHRRTILGRG is encoded by the coding sequence TTGGCTGCTCGCGCCAAAGACGCCACGCCCAATCTCGCGCTCTACAACCTGCGTGATGCGGCGGGAGAGTCCCAACAGGACGTGGCCGATGCCCTGAACCGCCTAGGCGCGGCACGTGGGAAGAGGCTGGCTGTCACGGCCAACCAGGTCAGTCGGTGGGAACGCGGCATCACCTTTCCATCCGCGCTCTACCGGCAGTTGCTCGCAGAGCATTTCGGCGTCACTGTGCAAGACCTCGGCTTGACCAGGCAGCGCATCACACCGCAGCGAAGCGAGAAGGCTGAGAGCGACGCGGGAGGCTTTGCCATCCATCCAGAACCCGTATCTCATCCGCAAGCCGAGGACAGCCAGGAAGAGTGGCGGACCGTCCGGCGGACGCTGAACGCCTACCGCGTCCAGCTCGCCCGCGAGGCGGCCCGGTTGTACGAGCCAGAGCATCGAGTAGGGGATAGCGGACTGATCGCAGCGCCGGCTTGGCTGCCGGCGGCACCGATCGAGCTGGGGCAGTTCGGGATCGCGCACGCGGCGGATGGGGCCTCGCCGGCGGTTACTGGCACCGAGGATGCGGCGACAGCCGTTCGTCCGCTAGCTGCCGATGGCCGGCGACACCAGCGCTACAGCCTCGCTCTCCGGGATGTCGAACAGCCTCGGCTCTTTGAGAACCGGCTTGCGTGGCACCTCACCGATGTTGATTGGAGTCACCCTGAGCGAGCGCTGACATTCTCGACTGGCACCTACTTCGGAGCCGTCGATGTCTCCGAGGCGCTGGCTCATGAGATGGCCATGTTTCATATAGCTGGCGATGGAAGCGGGATCTTGCCGGCGTCCTGGCGCAACTTAGCGCTCCGTCGGCTGGTCAGTGATCCGTTTACGCCGAGCCGCCGGGCAACGGCGTCCTCAACCGACACGTTGACGCTTCGAGTAGATGAAGACGGTGTCTCTTTCGTTCTGCATAACCGCGCTGCTGGGAACGTGGCAGTAGCCGGTGGAATGCTGCACATCATGCCTGCCGGGGTCTTCCAACCGTCGAGCATTCTTCCCGCTGCACAAGCTGCCGATTTCGATCTGTGGCGCAACCTGATGCGAGAGTACAGCGAGGAATTCCTGGGTAACGCCGAACATGGCGGTGAGGGAGAACCGGCGGACTACTCCATCGATCCGCTGGCTTCCTTCGATCGGGCGTACGCTGCTGGCGGAGTTCGTGTCTACTGCCTCGGCGTCGCCCTTGATGCCCTCACGCTGTGGGGAGAGATCCTGACCGTGGCGGTCTTCGACGGCCCAACTTACGACCGGTTGTTTGCCAACATGGTCAGCGCCAACGCCGAAGGAACCGTGGTCACGACTGGCCGAGTAAAGCCCGTCCCTGCGTTGCCGTTCACCCGCCACACTATCGAGGAACTGGCTGCCAGCGGCAGGCTGGCCCCAGCAGCGGCCGGATGCATGCAACTCGCATGGAAGCATCGCCGCACGATCCTAGGGAGAGGTTGA
- a CDS encoding RRQRL motif-containing zinc-binding protein encodes MSRIRAAFHDPDGTKYGIPTFWWKGAPAGYATRRQLRAAGLRPGGQPVAAQILWRGVGGNRVAYLYRVELARPKRTATPAQMRAITAALTARRTCRVCGVVRPYCIPRSLGECVDCAYPMKGAA; translated from the coding sequence ATGTCCCGCATCCGCGCCGCCTTCCACGACCCGGACGGGACGAAGTACGGCATCCCCACCTTCTGGTGGAAGGGTGCCCCCGCCGGCTACGCCACCCGTCGTCAGCTGCGTGCCGCTGGGCTGCGGCCCGGTGGTCAGCCGGTGGCCGCGCAGATCCTCTGGCGCGGCGTCGGTGGCAACCGGGTGGCGTACCTGTACCGGGTGGAGCTGGCCCGGCCGAAGCGCACCGCGACCCCCGCCCAGATGCGCGCCATCACCGCCGCCCTGACCGCCCGCCGCACCTGCCGCGTGTGCGGTGTGGTCCGCCCGTACTGCATCCCGCGCTCACTCGGTGAGTGCGTCGACTGCGCCTACCCGATGAAGGGAGCAGCATGA
- a CDS encoding bifunctional DNA primase/polymerase encodes MSDLLAAALAHAARGWHVFPLRSDDKRPAFPDHPADQCTGRDPRCRTAGRHLGWEPRATCDPDRIRRAWSVHAYGIGIACGPSRLVVIDLDIRKPGQTMPPGYEGYGSGLRVLTELAARHGGTIDPTYTATTGRRGTHLYYQHPATGPELRNTAGMLGPMVDTRAYGGYVVAAGSTVAGRPYTVDLDTDPAPLPEWLAPLLAPAPLPPQRPVVVDLGTGRRAAYVDAAIRRQVTEITTAAPGRRNHTLYVSAVALGQLVAGGALTEDDATSVLTNAAQAAGLRPAETARTIASGLRAGARRPRSVAA; translated from the coding sequence ATGTCCGATCTGCTCGCCGCCGCTCTCGCGCACGCCGCGCGTGGTTGGCACGTCTTCCCGCTGCGTTCCGACGACAAGCGACCCGCATTTCCCGACCACCCCGCCGACCAGTGCACCGGCCGTGACCCGCGTTGCCGGACCGCAGGCCGCCACCTCGGGTGGGAACCGCGCGCCACCTGCGACCCGGACCGCATCCGCCGAGCGTGGTCCGTCCACGCGTACGGCATCGGAATCGCGTGCGGTCCGTCCCGGCTCGTGGTGATCGACCTCGACATCCGCAAGCCCGGTCAGACCATGCCGCCCGGTTACGAGGGATACGGCTCCGGCCTGCGTGTGCTCACCGAACTGGCTGCCCGGCACGGCGGAACCATCGACCCGACCTACACCGCGACCACCGGACGGCGTGGCACCCACCTCTACTACCAGCACCCGGCTACCGGCCCCGAACTGCGCAACACCGCCGGGATGCTCGGCCCGATGGTCGACACCCGCGCCTACGGCGGTTACGTCGTCGCCGCCGGCAGCACCGTCGCCGGACGGCCCTACACCGTCGATCTGGACACCGACCCGGCGCCGCTGCCGGAATGGCTGGCGCCGCTGCTAGCCCCGGCACCGTTGCCGCCACAGCGGCCGGTGGTGGTCGACCTCGGCACCGGACGGCGCGCCGCCTACGTCGACGCCGCGATCCGCCGCCAGGTCACCGAGATCACCACCGCCGCGCCGGGACGCCGTAATCACACGCTCTACGTGTCGGCGGTGGCACTCGGGCAACTCGTGGCCGGTGGCGCGCTCACCGAGGACGACGCCACTTCGGTTCTCACCAACGCCGCGCAGGCAGCCGGACTGCGACCGGCAGAGACGGCACGCACCATCGCATCCGGGCTGAGGGCCGGTGCGCGTCGGCCCCGGAGCGTGGCCGCATGA
- a CDS encoding VOC family protein, with amino-acid sequence MTVTSFYPVLTSQDVAAAAGFYRRVLGFEPTYESDWYVSLRLGTFELAILAHDHTTIPDGYRKLPRGVIVNLEVDDVDAVHARLTDEAGLTPVLALRDEDFGQRHFIVAAPDGVLLDVIQPIPPQGGYQDAYRQA; translated from the coding sequence ATGACCGTCACCAGTTTCTACCCGGTCCTGACGTCCCAGGACGTGGCCGCCGCAGCCGGCTTCTATCGGCGCGTGCTCGGCTTCGAGCCGACCTACGAGTCCGACTGGTACGTCAGCCTGCGCCTGGGCACCTTCGAGCTGGCGATCCTCGCCCACGACCACACCACCATCCCCGACGGATACCGGAAGCTGCCGCGCGGAGTGATCGTCAACCTCGAGGTCGACGACGTCGACGCGGTCCATGCCCGGTTGACCGACGAGGCCGGATTGACGCCGGTGCTGGCACTCCGCGACGAGGACTTCGGGCAGCGGCACTTCATCGTCGCCGCACCCGACGGGGTGCTGCTGGACGTCATCCAACCGATCCCGCCCCAGGGCGGATACCAGGACGCCTACCGCCAGGCGTGA